In Phocoena phocoena chromosome 7, mPhoPho1.1, whole genome shotgun sequence, the genomic window aacaacccTTTGGTATAAAATGAAGAATGACGTATTCTTGTAAAATGCAAAGGGGAAATTGTAAAAAATCCTTAGCCCCCTGCCTCTTTTATTGCTTACTGTTTCTCAAACTAGAACTGAAAGCTGTTAAATACATGTACAAAGGCAAGATGTGTTTTTTTTGTAAAAACCCCAAAGGGTTTAGCACAACTGCTAGAATCAGTCCAAAACAGGGGAAGGTGCATCTTGGTGGGTATGATCACCACAAGCAAAACATAAATTTCAGTTTACATAACCACTTTACTAAGTTTCCTTATGTCTGAAACATACCAAAATTCTTAATGAAAATCTCAGAAGCAAATCATTGaatcaatattaaaattaatataaaacttcATTACAAAGATATCCCAGTTTTCTTAAGCTTTATTAAAATTCCACTGAATATTAACTTTTCTATTTCCACCTTTGAGTTGAGAAAGTAACATCTGCAATAAAAGGCATGCAAAAATAATCAATTGCCACtacagtcagccctccttatCCGTGGGTTCTGcattcagattcaaccaacctcagattgaaagtattcaggaaaaaaaagttccagaaagttcaaaaaagcaaaacttgaatttgctgcacgTTTTcgcagcatttacattgtattaggtattataagtaatctagagatgatttaaagtataccgGAGGATGTGCATACCGGTTATAATGCAAATACTACgccattttatacaagggacttggacatcctcagattttggtatcctaGAACCAAAACTCTGCTGATAGAGAGATATgactgttttataaatattatatgattttacAGTTACTATTATCATTACTGACTATTATTCAGTTTATGTAATTTTCAAATTATGCTACCAGTAATATTTCTCAAGGACTAAGAAAATGTGGCTAGTTATAACAGTTTTGTTCAGTTAAAGAAACAATATCAGAAACCTACGAGCAACAAATTTAAATATTAGTCAGATAACTGAGTTACAATCAACACTCGCTGTGTGTCCCTGACACTGTAAAATCTCATTTCTAATGATAATCGTCTGTATAATTAatctatttaaaatgcaaaatgaaagtCAACTTAGGTCTTTTTGGCCAGGAAAACTTCTAGACCAAATTTATCTAAGATGAATGGAATTAAAATACTACAATTGACTCCTCAATCTTTCTGCTGCTTCCAGATATGCTTCCAAGTTGGGAAGTGTCAAAATTATAAAGCAGGCATGGCCAGcagataaagaatttttttaaagatttgaaatAGTACGCTCATGAGAAAGTAGAAAGTACAAAGGTGATAGAAATATCCCACCCCCGTACATCTAATGCCAGAATCCTACTTACCTCATGGGCTAACATTTTATAGAGTTCTTCTCTAGTTACAGAAATCCTTTCTCTGTCTGTACTGTCCACAACAACTATTACAaactaaaattacaaaacaaaaaaacattagtGATtacataatttgatatttgtaaaatttatCAAGTGTTTATTTGATTTACAGGCTAACAGCTATCAAGAAATTAGAACCTTATGGTATGGTATTACTGGAAAACCAGAGATACCCGCTATACTTTGTGAAACCTAAAGGTCTGATCCTGAATTCAGacatatttactaatttttaagagaaagtaAAAGACAATATGATGTTATCATTCTTTTAGAATATTCTGCTAATATTCTAACCAATATGtaacatgtttgttttctaaattaatatCTTGAATGCTAATGGGCCTATTTGCACCATAAGCCAGTAAGACAAAAATATGATCCTAAATTTAAGTTACTTCCAGACAGACATTATTTATTAATgtcaatttaaaaatctaaaagagggcttccccggtggcacagtggttgggaatctgcctgccaatgcaggggacacgggttccagccctggtccggtaagatcccacatgccctggagcaactaagcccgggcgccacaactaccgagcctgtgctctagagcccaccagccacaactactgagcctacgtgccacaactactgaagcccgcgcgcctagagcccggtttctgcaacaagagaagccacgacggtgagaagcccacgcaccgcaacaaagagtagcccccgctcaccgcaactagcgaaagcccgtgcacagcaacgaagacacaacacagccaaatataaaaacaaataaattaattaaaaaaatctaaaagggtATGCGTATGAGAATAAAGTAATGTGACAGTTAaagaaaccaatttttaaaaaacaacaaattgAAAGAATAAATCTATATCAAAAACCATGCTCTCTTCCTTATATAAGTGGCATAACTCTTTCCTGAACTGACGATGAGACCAGATGCAATCAAAGACTCGAAAGGAGCTGTGCAGGACTGAGCTACAGTGTGCCTCTTCAATTCCATGAACACCAAAAGGCACCAGGGAAACAGAAGCAGATATAGTTGCTTTATGATGGCATTTGTTATGCCCAAGTTAATTCTGACTGCCTATTATTAGTATGTGCTATTTATTGTTTAGAACTAGcttttcatttccaaataaacCACAGTAATTTTCAGGATCTTTTCTATTCTTCAGATTTCATCAACCATAATGCAGAAGGATAACAGAACCGCTactttccctcttctctcactTGAGACCTTACTGATACGTGGTTTTATCACTATAACACCTGTTCTACTCCAAGCCTTCTTAACAAAGCTATTAATTTTCAAGGTGTTGCCATGAACTTGATACCTGCAGCGTTTTATATAGGAATACCAATTATACATACTCCTCCTTCTCCAAAAGACATAATCAAATGCTTAATGGAGTGTTAGGGGATCAAGTCATTAGAGACACTTAATAGTGTCTTACTGACATAATATTAATCTGTATATACATTTGGAGATTTATTAACTTATAATCAGCACTACAAAAACAACTGTCACAGCCTTTCATCTTATAAGGTCTATATAGTGAAGCTCTCAAACGTCAGAAATTTTCTCTTGgcaaataatatgtaaataaaacacaTGATTATGTCTAAATTGCtttataatcaaaagaaaaagaattctttaaTGTGCAATTGTATTgcataaaagaaaacacatagtAAAATTCTGGCCAAGAATTCAAACCATCAGAGCCCTCGCATCTAACTAGGATTTCCTCTatgcagacataaataaatagtaaGAGAGAAATGGAATTACAAACTGTGAAATGGAACTCTTTATTAAACAAGTACTTAAGGCAAGCTCTAGGATCAATATAAAATCAGATTAATCAATCACCAATTCTCCCTACAGAGGTTCAGTGAGAATGGATATATATAACAATGACCCTGAAAGAGGGAATCAAAGATTCCACTATGTTTAAACTCTACTTATATTAACATACTGTGATATTTCAAAAAGACGAGCTATAAGAGTTCATATCTGGGAGGTGTTTCCCAGGCATTATATTCATAGAAGACTTAGTATATTAAGAAACATACCTCTGTGTTAGTATAGTAAGTGTTCCATGAAGAACGAAGAGATTCTTGGCCACCAATATCCCACATTAGAAAACGTGTATTATTAATCACTATCTCTTCTACATTACTTCCTATTGTTGGGGACGTATGTACAACTTCATTCAtagaactggggaaaaaaagttcaAATATATTACAGTTAGTAAGGAAGCTagattgtttgaaaatttttcaatTAAGGGATAAGTCAGCATCACCTACTTTTATATTTTGTACCCAAATGTCCCCTTTCCACTAGCTCATAAGAGTGAATGAAGGGTTTAAACAGAGGTGGAGCTAGGTAGTGGATTATCTGGAATACTCTAGATTCATTCCAGGAAACTATAGAAACAAATATTTCTCTACTCTCCACAAGCAAAACAACTGAACAACATGCTCAATGTCATATAAATTTCTAGCTCTCTAGAAACAGTTGCTTAAATTTGGCTCCTGGTTCACGGCCAACCTGCCTTTTTACAGAGTAACTTGGattccatataattttttattgctttcattAATCAAATATCTCTCAGGCTGAAAaactataaacaataaaataaaaaatcttaagtAGTTAGTACTTACAATTGGTAAAGGATGGTAGTTTTTCCCGCATTATCCAGCCCAACAATGATAACTTTGtgctctgaaaaaaagaaaaacaccagtgATTTattaatcaaaaacaaaaattttcctaTTTCACCCATTCTTTCCAGCTATGGTATAATTCAGTACATGGCACTTTATACCTTCTTGTAACTCAAAAGAACATCACAGCAAGACCAGAAGTACGCCATTGGTCTAACCTCCTATCCCCCTCATTCTACATAGAGAACTCTCATCTCATCTCTCTGAAGGAAGCCAGAAGCACTACATTCTTTCCACTCTATGGAAGCCTACTCTCAGTAAAGTATCCCAAATGTAATCACAACAATTTATGGATGACTTGAGGTATAAATGTTTCACATTGGAAACTTAAGTTTACCTAACTAAACTTAACTAAGTCACTTAAGTTCTAAATATGAATTTTAGGCCTTAACTGGGTATGTATAGGTGAGATGGGATGaatgggaagggaaaaaaagggcaGCCTTTTAAAGCTGCTGGCAAAAGGCAACTATAAGCTATCTGAGTACATTTGAACCATAGGGTCTTTCTAACCAAATTTAAGGACCTATAGCTATGGTGGCAGCAGCTTCCTTTCCCCTTGGCTTCTAAAGCATCActttttccaagttttcttcctctgtctcttgatgtttatttttttccactgattCCTCTTCCTTGGGTCTTCCTTCAAACATTCATGTTTCCCAGAGTTCTCTTCTTACACTCCTCTCACATTTTAACAAGGCATCTTGGGGCCTATCTATTGCCGTGCTGTCTAAAAACTATCCTGAAAGACAGCAGTGTGTGGAGAAAGGTAATCTCCAAAGATGGCCTCTGGATATTCATGCCCCTATATAGTTCCCCCCTTAAATCCTGGCTGGTCCTATGACTTGCTTTTAACCACaagaatgcagcagaagtgacGCTGTATGACTTCCACACCTAGATTATCACACACCTTGCAGCTGCTGCCTGGTTCTAGGACAACTCCCCCTGGGGTAAGCCAGACACCATGTAACAAGTCCGACTACCCCAAGACTGCTATGCATGAGTGAGGAAGCTCAGGCTAATCACATGGTCTGATCTTgtggagagagacacacagatgcCCCCAGCTGTTCTAGCCATTCCAGCTGAGACGCCAGACACACAAATAGAAAAGCCACCT contains:
- the ARL5A gene encoding ADP-ribosylation factor-like protein 5A; this translates as MGILFTRIWRLFNHQEHKVIIVGLDNAGKTTILYQFSMNEVVHTSPTIGSNVEEIVINNTRFLMWDIGGQESLRSSWNTYYTNTEFVIVVVDSTDRERISVTREELYKMLAHEDLRKAGLLIFANKQDVKECMTVAEISQFLKLTSIKDHQWHVQACCALTGEGLCQGLEWMMSRLKIR